The window GTGATCTACAGGAATAGCCACTGGATGTTTTGTTGTGGTGGGGAGAGAACAAACGGAATgggtttggaaaaaatattaaaaaaaaaaaaggaataaaataatttttattgttctgtTGTTAGATGCAATTAAACATGATTGCACTAGTTTTCCTTTAGTCTGAGTAGCTTGAAGTGTGCCATATTCAAGGAGTATGTCCTGTTTCATGAGTGTGTCCCTTGTTTAAGCACATGTTCAGGTCAAATAATAAAAGGTATTCTTTGCTAACATGCAGATTGTCCAGAGGTgtgtaatacatatttttttttagttttaattttgcagatgtttttctataaaatacattttaaagcaagtcAGTCTGAGTGATCAAAAGATTATGGAGTACAAGATACTGATGTAGTATATTTAATAAaactctctctcaaaaaaaaaatcccaaactattgtttaatattaagaaaatttatttgaagGTTTATCTAAACTATGTCTTTGAAGTAAGTAGTAGTGATGAACTGAACAACTCAAAAGTAGCAGGTGGGCATCTGCTCCCCCGCATGTTGTGGTTCTGGGTGTGTGTGGTGAGTATGCAGGAAGGGAAACCAGGCCGGTGTCCCAGGTACTGTGGTCAGTTGAAACATCCCTGGTTCAGTCCCAGGATCTGCTACATTTTTGGTGCTGGAGGAAGCGCTGAGGAGCACACGTTGCTGCTGGGGTCACCACTGCTGCCCTGCGTGTTAGTGGCTTATTGCCCCTGTACAGCTGCAGCTGCCACAACCCCTTCCCTGGGGGTGTATGAAACAACTCACAGCGTCAGCATGTGGGAGAACGTGCAACGATACCCAAACAATGCTTTGACGGGGGCCTTTCCCACATCAGCCAGACCTAGACTGCTGCGCAGGACCATTGCTGGGCTCTAGCAGTTCACAGACTGGTGAAGACATGATggtccccagcagctgcagaaggacGCAGGGCCCGTCAGCGACGTCCTCGGCTCACCCGCAGCAGCAGAGGCCGTGGAACAGTACCGGGGCTGTTTTCTGCCCAGACACCCCACCTGGGGGTCCCTGGTGCtcctgggcagctgctgcctgcagtccCTGGTAAGGACGGGTTGTTCAGGGAGCATCGGCATGAGAAGCCCTGAGGATTTTGATACGTACGCGCCAGCACCTGGCTAAGGAATGCTGCTCTCATACATTTCGTGTGCTGTCAAGTTCAATAGGACATCATACCTGGCATTCTGTGGCTTTTGCACTATTGTATAGGCTGCTGTGCCTGCTTCCTGCGCTTTTCTGCATCGGCTGCTGCGTAGATTGATTTTAAGCTTTGTTGCCCGTGTGCTATGTGACTCTGTTGGCTGTTTAGGGCAGTTGCTGTGCATGTCTCCTTACTGTGAATGTTAAAAGCACGTGCCTTTTAGTGAAAGCCAATATGAAGGGAAGGGCCTGCTTTgtgcattttctgtattttcacgAATTTTATACCATGACCTTTAAGCTAAATGTGTACTGTATGACCTTCAGTGCAACTGAGGGTTTGAGTTACTACAGGTCTTACGGAGTTGTATGggtaataggaaaaaataaagcttcttTTACGGGATCAGAGTTTGTCTTGCAAGTTGAAATGAACCCCAAATAACAGATAAAgagcaggttttaaaaatatctcccCACTGCGCGCTGggggggccgagccgctcctCTCCGTCGCTGCGCGGCAgagccggggtggggggggaggccCGGCCGGCTCGGGCCTCGCCAGGTCAAACCTCCACCGCGGCGGAAAACCGCCCGGCAGCCGCGGCTTTGAGCACCTTCCGCAGGAGACGCTGGTCTGCGACTCGCTGCACCCGTCGGCTTTAGCTCACGGCTTCCGCGGGGCCCCGCACCGAGAGCCCGAGGGCCGCGGGTCGGAGCCGCCGCTCTCCGCTCCCATCGCGCAACGCCCCCACGGCCCGACCCGGAACGAGCAGccccagcgctgcagccccccgCTCCCGTCACCGATGCCCGGCgggcgggaggaaggagggaaggaggaggaggtctggcggcggcgggcatCCCGGCCCCACGGCAGCTGCAGTCACCAGGGTCGTTTCCGCCGTCGCTGGTGCGCGCGGCATTGTCCCCGGCCAGGAACGCTTCCGCCCGGAACTAGCGGGGAGGGGCCGTGCTTCCCGGAGGGGACAGCGGACGGGTCCTTCCTGCGCCTGCACCCGCTGCCATGGCCGCCCGGCTGCTCTTGCCGGCGTCGCGGCGGCTGCTGGCCGGGTTCGGGacaggggccggggccgggcgggtcGCGCTCAGCACCGCGCCGCGTCGCGATAAGAAGCGGTGGCTCCGCGCCTACCTGGAGCAGCAGCGGCTGGAGGCGCCCCCGCAGCGGCGGTGAGAGCCGGCCCGGCCGTCAGGGcggagggggacggggacggggacggggacggtgTCTGCGTCTGCGTCTGCGTCTGCGTCTGCGGGGCTCGGGGGAAGGGAGTGCCCCAGGCTGAGAAACAGGTGAAGTCAAAACGTTTAAGCACCTTCTCGTCATGCTTTGGAGCAGAACGTTTTTAACTCCGCGGGTGAGCGTAGCCCCGGTTTTGAGCGAACCGACAGTGTTAACGGAAAGAAATCTCCGTTTGACAGCAAGGCTTTTAAACACTGGGCTTGATCTTCAACAGCAATTCCATTTTGCGTTCCCTTTCGATCATCGGAAAGGCATGGGGCTTGCAGTTCGGGTAACttcttgttctgtttctgaatctgttttcttttccacgTCTGCAGATCAGAGAAGCCCAACTGGGATTACCACGCAGAGATACAAGCTTTCAGCCACCGGCTAcatgaaaatttttctttgaatcttCTCAAGACTGCATTTGTTAATTCTTGTTATATTGAAAGTGAAGAGGCCAGGCGCCGAGAACTTGGGCTAGACAAAGAAACAGTTGCTCTTAATCTACAAGATAATAGTAAGCTTGCCGAGCAAGGGATGTCCTTTTCACGTTCTTTCCTGACGCAGTGTTTTGAAGGTGCCTACCCAGATTTACCTGCAAAGGGGATAGGAGCGCTTGTTGATTTTCTTACCAGTCAGGAACTTGTTTGTTATGTGGCTCAGAACCTGTCTGTACATGACCTGACACTTTGCAAAGACTTTCCTGTCCCGCCAGATGTGCTACAGAGGACGTTCTTTGCTGTGATAGGAGCCTTGCTCGATAGCAGCGGGCCCGAGAAAACAGGGATCTTTGTCAGGGTAAGTCTTTACCTGTGATACGTCTTTGCACTGACGACAATAAGATCTAAGGGTCTCAGTCAGAAGttacagggaaaaaaggcaaaaattaagtACTGTCTTGTACCTGGACAGCCAGAGATCCAGCGAGGTTGGCAGAAGTTTTACAGTACCTGTAACAATCCAGTTTAACAGTGAGATCGGTTagtctggtggggtttttggttttattgtttggggctttttttccttaggaggCACAGACTGGTCAGGTAGATAAAATCATATACTTCTGGTTTATAATGgtggtattttaatatttgctgACAGTTGCTAAGGGAAAGCTTTATATTCCATGCATTGCATCACATATCAAGTAATGAGATTATCCCACTTAAGGTCACATATACCTTCAATTTGTAGAACCATGTTATAGAAAGCAGGGGCTGAGTTCATAGATTTTGCATGTAGGAATGCAGGCACCTAGAGATAGCTCCTACAAAAATGTTCAACTAAAATGCAGTGTAACAAAGTAGCTTTAGCAGCTGCTGTCCTTTCAGTCATCCTTTTCACTTATTCCTAGTTTTTCAGTAGGGAAATATTTGCTAAAATCTTATTTCTGACACAAGACCACTGAGACATCTCTGTAAGAGGAAGTAGCAGTTAACAGGCAAGAGAACGATCGGAACAGGTGAAAATCCCCTGAGTTCCCTTCAACCTGTTTGCAGAACCCTTCTGATGTACAacttgtttggatttttttacaAGCAGCTGGAATTGCTTTCCTCGTGCTCAGAGCTGTGCATAAGCGTTGTTATAACCCCTCTCTCAGGCCGGTGCTGTTCCTTCTTCATGTCTGGGCAGTTGACCTTGCCCAAGGCACACACCCTGTCAGTGGCTAAATCGGAACCAGAGCTGCCGAGCGAAGCCACGCTGGTTAGCCACACTTGGCTGCGATGGAGCGCTGAGTCAGTTTCATCACTCATTTCAGCAATTTACTGTCAACTATATTAATGCCTCttcatattgtattttttttgagGGCTAGAGCCTTCATTCCCTTTCCCATTAACTATaacttctaaatatttatttttttttaggatttttttattccc of the Grus americana isolate bGruAme1 chromosome 9, bGruAme1.mat, whole genome shotgun sequence genome contains:
- the MRPL44 gene encoding 39S ribosomal protein L44, mitochondrial, whose translation is MAARLLLPASRRLLAGFGTGAGAGRVALSTAPRRDKKRWLRAYLEQQRLEAPPQRRSEKPNWDYHAEIQAFSHRLHENFSLNLLKTAFVNSCYIESEEARRRELGLDKETVALNLQDNSKLAEQGMSFSRSFLTQCFEGAYPDLPAKGIGALVDFLTSQELVCYVAQNLSVHDLTLCKDFPVPPDVLQRTFFAVIGALLDSSGPEKTGIFVRDFFIPQLIGKDLFEIWEVVNPMGLLVEELTKRNISSPEPRITRQLGVSTVLPLYFVGLYCDKKIIAEGPGETLLAAEEEAARVALRKLYGYTENRRPWDYSKPKQGLAAEKAISSN